In a genomic window of Streptomyces katrae:
- the snpA gene encoding snapalysin — protein MRHSRRTMLSAASVGLGVAAVLGGVVPSATAATPAGGSPASYAAYERSQENQAANKAFFEAVQRAVAEQRAANPSATAVVTVTYNTRNAPSFRTQIANSTRIWNGSVSNVKLQEVSSGGNFSYYEGNDSRGSYASTDGHGRGYIFLDYAQNQQYNSTRVTAHETGHVLGLPDHYSGPCSELMSGGGPGTSCTNAYPNSTERSRVNQLWANGLVASGLGTKG, from the coding sequence ATGCGCCACTCCCGCAGGACCATGCTGTCCGCCGCGTCCGTCGGCCTCGGTGTCGCCGCCGTCCTCGGCGGCGTCGTCCCCAGCGCGACGGCCGCGACCCCGGCGGGCGGCAGCCCGGCGAGCTACGCCGCGTACGAGCGCTCCCAGGAGAACCAGGCCGCCAACAAGGCGTTCTTCGAGGCCGTCCAGCGCGCGGTGGCCGAGCAGCGTGCCGCGAACCCGAGCGCCACGGCGGTCGTCACGGTCACCTACAACACCCGCAACGCGCCCAGCTTCCGTACGCAGATAGCCAATTCGACCCGTATCTGGAACGGTTCGGTCTCCAACGTGAAGCTGCAGGAGGTGTCCTCGGGCGGGAACTTCTCGTACTACGAGGGCAACGACTCCCGGGGGTCGTACGCGAGCACGGACGGGCACGGCCGGGGCTACATCTTCCTGGACTACGCGCAGAACCAGCAGTACAACTCCACCCGTGTGACGGCCCACGAGACGGGCCACGTGCTGGGTCTGCCGGACCACTACTCGGGTCCGTGCAGCGAGCTGATGTCGGGCGGCGGTCCGGGTACCTCGTGCACGAACGCCTACCCGAACAGCACGGAGCGCTCGCGCGTCAACCAGCTGTGGGCCAACGGTCTGGTCGCCTCGGGTCTCGGCACCAAGGGCTGA
- a CDS encoding LysR family transcriptional regulator, whose translation MELEVRHLRALCAIADAGSLHKAARQLGVSQPSLTTQLRRIERALEGELFLRERTGCRPTPFGRTVLGRARPLLAEMAALVAEARAAAHGPRLRIGSTASRALPGWLRRLHRRAPETETTLVVDVSANALLRMTAAGQLDVAFVHEVEGSPLRVPDGLELRVLMEREPQFVSMSLDHPAARSAVVELQDLAGDRWTVDPSVDGEWDGLRRVFARAGLTPQVLHADYHTAASLIVSGEAVAPCQPTSGPRDDMAIRPLLGDPLAVRLLLATRPGEHAEAYEDLRAAYREAALGTPPYRAWLSRQGSPLLVA comes from the coding sequence ATGGAGCTCGAGGTGAGGCACCTGCGCGCGCTGTGCGCCATCGCCGACGCCGGCAGCCTGCACAAGGCCGCCCGGCAGCTCGGCGTGAGTCAGCCCTCCCTGACGACGCAGCTGCGCCGAATCGAACGGGCCCTGGAAGGCGAGCTGTTCCTCCGTGAGCGGACCGGCTGCCGGCCGACCCCCTTCGGGCGCACGGTGCTCGGGCGGGCGCGGCCGCTCCTCGCCGAGATGGCCGCACTGGTCGCCGAGGCGCGGGCCGCCGCGCACGGGCCCCGGCTGCGGATCGGCTCGACCGCGAGCCGCGCCCTGCCGGGGTGGCTGCGCCGGCTGCACCGGCGCGCACCGGAGACGGAGACCACGCTGGTGGTCGACGTCTCGGCCAACGCGCTGTTGCGGATGACCGCCGCCGGGCAGCTGGACGTGGCCTTCGTGCACGAGGTGGAGGGCAGCCCGCTGCGGGTGCCGGACGGCCTGGAGCTGCGGGTGCTGATGGAACGCGAGCCGCAGTTCGTGTCCATGTCCCTGGACCATCCGGCGGCCCGGTCGGCGGTGGTGGAGTTACAGGACCTGGCCGGGGACCGCTGGACGGTGGACCCCTCGGTCGACGGCGAATGGGACGGCCTGCGCCGCGTGTTCGCCCGCGCCGGCCTCACCCCGCAGGTCCTGCACGCCGACTACCACACGGCGGCGTCACTCATCGTCAGCGGCGAGGCGGTGGCCCCGTGCCAGCCGACCTCGGGCCCCCGCGACGACATGGCGATCCGCCCGCTGCTGGGCGACCCCCTGGCGGTCCGCCTCCTGCTGGCCACCCGCCCGGGGGAACACGCCGAGGCCTACGAGGACCTCCGCGCCGCCTACCGCGAGGCGGCCCTGGGGACGCCGCCGTACCGGGCCTGGCTGTCACGGCAGGGGAGTCCGCTGCTGGTGGCTTAG
- a CDS encoding DUF4097 family beta strand repeat-containing protein: MPEQMTWSVPAPQRIAFEQPVTDLRVRVVGGTVNVVASEDGPARLEVTEVDGPPLHVVQEGGVLTVSYEDLPWNGSQGFKKWFEGKPWKAWSGSSADGRKAWERSVTVTLTVPAATAVQLATVSATAFVSGISAATEVTGVSGDATLVGLSGRVKAHTVSGGVEVQSVTGELGFHSVSGGLTVVDGAGGSVRADSVSGDMLIDLALDGAAGRPVDISLNSVSGQVAIRLPHPADARVEANTATGSVSNGFEDLRVTGQLGAKRITGTLGKGSGTLRATTVSGSIAVLRRPQADAEAAAPLQLDKKVL; this comes from the coding sequence ATGCCTGAGCAGATGACCTGGTCCGTCCCCGCCCCCCAGCGGATCGCCTTCGAGCAGCCGGTCACGGACCTGCGGGTCCGTGTGGTCGGCGGCACCGTCAACGTCGTCGCCTCCGAGGACGGGCCCGCTCGGCTGGAGGTCACCGAGGTCGACGGGCCCCCGCTGCACGTGGTGCAGGAGGGCGGCGTCCTCACCGTGTCCTACGAGGACCTGCCCTGGAACGGTTCCCAGGGCTTCAAGAAGTGGTTCGAGGGCAAGCCCTGGAAGGCCTGGTCCGGTTCCTCCGCCGACGGGCGCAAGGCCTGGGAGCGCAGCGTCACCGTCACGCTGACGGTGCCCGCCGCCACCGCCGTCCAGCTGGCCACCGTCAGCGCGACCGCGTTCGTCTCCGGCATCTCCGCCGCCACCGAGGTCACCGGGGTCTCGGGCGACGCCACCCTGGTCGGGCTCTCCGGGCGGGTCAAGGCGCACACCGTGTCCGGCGGCGTCGAGGTGCAGTCCGTCACGGGTGAGCTCGGCTTCCACTCGGTCTCCGGCGGACTCACGGTCGTCGACGGCGCCGGCGGCAGCGTACGGGCCGACTCCGTGAGCGGTGACATGCTCATCGACCTCGCCCTCGACGGGGCGGCCGGCCGGCCGGTGGACATCTCCCTCAACTCCGTCTCCGGCCAGGTGGCGATCCGCCTCCCGCACCCCGCCGACGCCAGGGTCGAGGCCAACACCGCCACCGGCAGCGTCTCCAACGGGTTCGAGGACCTGCGCGTCACCGGGCAGCTGGGCGCCAAGCGGATCACCGGCACCCTCGGCAAGGGCTCGGGCACCCTGCGGGCCACCACCGTCTCGGGGTCCATCGCCGTGCTGCGCCGCCCGCAGGCGGACGCCGAGGCCGCCGCTCCCCTCCAGCTCGACAAGAAGGTGCTCTGA
- a CDS encoding PadR family transcriptional regulator, which yields MPPVFAHGRLRLYLLKLLDEAPRHGYEVIRLLEERFQGLYAPSAGTVYPRLAKLEAEGLVTYATEGGRKVYSITEAGRAELADRGGELADLELEIRDSVSELAAEIRDDVRGAAGDLRREMLAAANASATQPEDESWKAAKEELRKARQEWKEQARRAKDESRRAREEAQQARRQAKEAQERAREEVQRIAAQLQEQLSKTGGVFGSLAGAWLGGGNTAAAPETPTAPGPSGSGWAEDLAPTADPARDLDRLLDRFRDDIRDAARDHGVTPAQLAEARAHLAAAAARIEAGLRPGA from the coding sequence ATGCCGCCCGTCTTCGCCCACGGCCGCCTCCGCCTCTACCTCCTCAAGCTGCTGGACGAGGCGCCCCGCCACGGCTACGAGGTGATCCGCCTGCTGGAGGAGCGCTTCCAGGGCCTGTACGCGCCCTCCGCGGGCACGGTGTACCCGCGGCTGGCGAAGCTGGAGGCCGAGGGGCTCGTCACGTACGCCACCGAGGGCGGGCGCAAGGTGTACTCGATCACCGAGGCGGGCCGCGCCGAACTGGCCGACCGGGGCGGGGAGCTGGCCGACCTGGAGCTGGAGATCCGCGACTCGGTGTCCGAGCTGGCCGCGGAGATCCGTGACGACGTCCGGGGCGCCGCCGGTGATCTGCGGCGCGAGATGCTGGCCGCGGCCAACGCCTCGGCGACGCAGCCCGAGGACGAGTCCTGGAAGGCCGCCAAGGAGGAGCTCCGCAAGGCGCGCCAGGAGTGGAAGGAGCAGGCCCGCCGGGCCAAGGACGAGAGCCGCCGGGCCCGTGAGGAGGCCCAGCAGGCCCGCCGTCAGGCCAAGGAGGCCCAGGAGCGGGCTCGCGAGGAGGTGCAGCGGATCGCCGCGCAGCTCCAGGAGCAGCTCAGCAAGACGGGCGGGGTGTTCGGCAGCCTGGCCGGGGCCTGGCTGGGCGGCGGCAACACGGCCGCCGCGCCCGAGACGCCCACCGCCCCCGGCCCCTCGGGCTCGGGCTGGGCCGAGGACCTGGCGCCCACCGCGGATCCGGCCCGCGACCTGGACCGGCTGCTGGACCGGTTCCGTGACGACATCCGGGACGCGGCCCGCGACCACGGGGTCACCCCGGCCCAGCTGGCCGAGGCCCGCGCCCACCTGGCGGCCGCGGCCGCCCGCATCGAGGCGGGCCTGCGCCCGGGTGCCTAG
- a CDS encoding Clp protease N-terminal domain-containing protein, translated as MFERFTRDARDAVSGAVAQAVAAGAGTVTEEHLLLSLLNGGALDGLGVDGAALTADLEAARRRGGMSRADEEALAGLGIDLSEVVSRIEETHGAGALTAPAPRRRGLGSSLREALGRPEPKRRHFPFTQGAKKTLEQSLRITLGRKDPHIGTPHLLLALLTRPGTVSEVLADHGVTYARVEAALAA; from the coding sequence ATGTTCGAACGCTTCACCCGGGACGCCCGCGACGCGGTGTCCGGCGCCGTCGCCCAGGCCGTGGCGGCCGGAGCCGGCACCGTCACCGAGGAGCACCTGCTGCTGTCCCTGCTGAACGGGGGCGCACTGGACGGCCTCGGCGTCGACGGCGCCGCGCTCACCGCGGACCTGGAGGCCGCCCGCCGCCGGGGCGGAATGTCCCGGGCGGACGAGGAGGCCCTCGCGGGCCTCGGCATCGACCTCTCGGAGGTCGTGTCCCGCATCGAGGAGACCCACGGCGCGGGCGCCCTCACGGCCCCCGCACCCCGCAGGCGGGGGCTGGGCTCCTCGCTCCGCGAGGCCCTGGGGCGCCCCGAGCCGAAGCGGCGTCACTTCCCCTTCACCCAGGGCGCGAAGAAGACCCTGGAGCAGTCCCTGCGCATCACCCTGGGCCGCAAGGACCCCCACATCGGCACCCCGCACCTGCTCCTGGCCCTGCTCACCCGCCCCGGCACGGTCTCCGAGGTCCTGGCGGACCACGGAGTCACGTACGCGAGGGTGGAAGCGGCTCTCGCGGCCTGA
- a CDS encoding helix-turn-helix domain-containing protein, producing MTEATDLAERAGDRDPRVGLRAVAALRRLLEQLETVQVRSARAQGWSWQEIAAELGVSRQAVHKKHGRL from the coding sequence ATGACCGAAGCCACCGATCTCGCCGAACGGGCCGGAGACCGGGACCCCCGCGTGGGCCTGCGCGCCGTGGCCGCCCTCCGCCGGCTGCTGGAGCAGCTGGAGACCGTCCAGGTGCGCAGCGCCCGCGCGCAGGGCTGGTCCTGGCAGGAGATCGCGGCCGAACTCGGCGTCAGCCGGCAGGCCGTGCACAAGAAGCATGGGAGGCTCTGA
- a CDS encoding zinc-binding dehydrogenase, which produces MFAAYAARIDRDQPLSGLELGERPAPEARPGWVTVNVKAASLNHHDLWSLRGVGLDADKLPMILGCDAAGTDQDGNEVVLHSVIGQSGHGVGPDEPRSVLTERYQGTFAEQVSVPAWNVLRKPAELSFAEAACMPTAWLTAYRMLFTNAGVRPGDSVLVQGAGGGVATAAIVLGKAAGLRVYATSRDEAKRKRAVELGAIEAFPPGARLPHRVDAVIETVGAATWSHSVKCLRPGGTLVISGATSGDTPAHGELRRIFFLELKVVGSTMGTKDELEDLLAFCATTGVRPVIDEVLPLDRAREGFERLEAGDLFGKIVLTV; this is translated from the coding sequence ATGTTCGCTGCCTACGCCGCCCGAATCGACCGAGACCAGCCGCTGAGCGGCCTTGAGCTGGGCGAACGCCCGGCCCCCGAGGCCCGCCCCGGCTGGGTGACCGTCAACGTCAAAGCCGCCTCGCTCAACCACCACGACCTGTGGTCCCTGCGCGGGGTGGGCCTCGACGCCGACAAACTGCCCATGATCCTCGGCTGCGACGCGGCCGGCACCGACCAGGACGGCAACGAGGTCGTCCTGCACTCCGTGATCGGCCAGAGCGGCCACGGCGTCGGCCCGGACGAGCCCCGCTCGGTGCTCACCGAGCGCTACCAGGGGACCTTCGCCGAGCAGGTCAGCGTCCCGGCGTGGAACGTGCTGCGCAAGCCCGCCGAGCTGTCCTTCGCGGAGGCCGCCTGCATGCCGACGGCCTGGCTGACGGCGTACCGGATGCTCTTCACCAACGCCGGGGTCCGCCCCGGCGACTCGGTCCTCGTCCAGGGCGCGGGCGGCGGGGTCGCCACCGCCGCGATCGTCCTGGGCAAGGCCGCGGGCCTGCGGGTCTACGCCACCAGCCGGGACGAGGCCAAGCGCAAGCGCGCCGTGGAACTGGGCGCGATCGAGGCCTTCCCGCCGGGCGCCCGGCTCCCGCACCGGGTGGACGCGGTGATCGAGACGGTGGGCGCGGCCACCTGGTCCCACTCGGTCAAGTGCCTGCGCCCCGGCGGCACCCTGGTCATCTCCGGCGCCACCAGCGGCGACACCCCTGCGCACGGGGAGCTGCGGCGGATCTTCTTCCTGGAGCTGAAGGTCGTCGGCTCGACGATGGGCACGAAGGACGAACTGGAGGACCTCCTGGCGTTCTGCGCGACCACCGGGGTCCGTCCGGTCATCGACGAGGTCCTTCCGCTGGACCGCGCCCGCGAGGGCTTCGAACGCCTCGAAGCGGGCGACCTGTTCGGAAAGATCGTCCTCACGGTCTGA
- a CDS encoding NAD(P)-dependent malic enzyme — protein sequence MAAEIVNPRSDSATDNNPDAVFALHRGGKMAIQATVPVKDKDDLSLAYTPGVAKVCTAIAEQPELVNEYTWKSNVVAVVTDGTAVLGLGDIGPEASLPVMEGKAILFKQFGGVDAVPIALATKDTDEIVETVIRLAPSFGGVNLEDISAPRCFEIERRLQEALDIPIFHDDQHGTAIVTLAALRNAAKLTGRTLGDLRAVIAGAGAAGIAIAKILVDAGIGDVCVTDRKGVVSADRADLTDVKAEIAGLTNKSGLTGTLEEALAGADVFIGVSGGTVGEEAVATMAQNSFVFAMANPNPEVHPDVAHKYAAVVATGRSDFPNQINNVLAFPGIFAGALKVRATRITEGMKIAAADAIAGVVGDELAADYVIPSPFDERVAEAVTAAVAAAAKADGVARLV from the coding sequence GTGGCAGCCGAGATCGTCAACCCTCGCAGCGACAGTGCGACGGACAACAACCCCGATGCGGTCTTCGCGCTGCACCGGGGCGGCAAGATGGCCATCCAGGCCACCGTGCCCGTCAAGGACAAGGATGACCTGTCCCTGGCCTACACGCCCGGCGTGGCGAAGGTGTGCACCGCCATCGCCGAGCAGCCGGAACTCGTGAACGAGTACACCTGGAAGTCCAACGTGGTCGCCGTCGTCACCGACGGCACGGCCGTGCTCGGACTCGGTGACATCGGTCCCGAGGCCTCCCTCCCCGTCATGGAGGGCAAGGCGATTCTGTTCAAGCAGTTCGGCGGCGTGGACGCGGTTCCGATCGCGCTCGCGACCAAGGACACGGACGAGATCGTCGAGACGGTCATCCGTCTGGCGCCGTCCTTCGGCGGGGTGAACCTGGAGGACATCTCCGCCCCCCGCTGCTTCGAGATCGAGCGGCGCCTCCAGGAGGCGCTGGACATCCCGATCTTCCACGACGACCAGCACGGCACGGCCATCGTGACGCTGGCCGCCCTGCGCAACGCGGCCAAGCTGACCGGCCGCACCCTCGGCGACCTGCGCGCCGTGATCGCGGGCGCCGGCGCGGCGGGCATCGCCATCGCCAAGATCCTCGTGGACGCGGGCATCGGCGACGTCTGCGTCACCGACCGCAAGGGCGTCGTCTCGGCGGACCGCGCCGACCTGACCGACGTCAAGGCGGAGATCGCGGGCCTGACCAACAAGTCGGGCCTGACCGGGACGCTGGAGGAGGCCCTCGCGGGCGCGGACGTCTTCATCGGCGTCTCCGGCGGCACGGTCGGCGAGGAGGCCGTGGCCACGATGGCGCAGAACTCCTTCGTCTTCGCCATGGCCAACCCGAACCCCGAGGTGCACCCCGACGTCGCGCACAAGTACGCGGCGGTCGTGGCCACGGGCCGTTCGGACTTCCCGAACCAGATCAACAACGTGCTGGCCTTCCCGGGCATCTTCGCGGGTGCCCTGAAGGTCCGCGCGACCCGGATCACCGAGGGCATGAAGATCGCCGCCGCCGACGCCATCGCCGGTGTCGTGGGTGACGAGCTCGCCGCCGACTACGTGATCCCCTCGCCGTTCGACGAGCGCGTCGCCGAGGCCGTCACGGCCGCGGTCGCCGCGGCGGCGAAGGCCGACGGTGTGGCCCGCCTCGTCTGA
- a CDS encoding ABC transporter substrate-binding protein has protein sequence MTASTTRRTTAARSRIAAVGAIAVAGALILTGCGDQTDKSSSGTGTADKSAPLFSKLPKKIQDAGVIKVGSDTAYAPMEYVDGGKIVGVDPDIAEALGKQLGVKLQFTSGTFDGLITSLETGRQDVAISSITDNKKRQEGLDDKGQKIGKGVDFVDYMSSGVSLLVKKGNPDNIKSLDDLCGKTVAVQRGTIYEDTFKAQAEKCGDKKLTIEAFDTDADAQVRVKAGGAVADLNDFPVTSYIAKTSGGGNDFEVGGQQSDVGLFGIAVSKDNTQLRDALKEAVDAIIKDGSYAKVLEKWNVKDGAVQSATINAGK, from the coding sequence ATGACCGCAAGCACCACCCGTCGTACGACCGCCGCCCGGTCCCGGATCGCCGCGGTCGGCGCGATCGCGGTCGCCGGCGCCCTGATCCTCACCGGCTGTGGCGACCAGACCGACAAGTCGTCTTCCGGTACGGGTACGGCGGACAAGAGCGCCCCGCTGTTCTCCAAGCTCCCGAAGAAGATCCAGGACGCGGGTGTCATCAAGGTCGGCTCCGACACCGCCTACGCCCCGATGGAGTACGTGGACGGCGGCAAGATCGTCGGCGTGGACCCGGACATCGCCGAGGCGCTCGGCAAGCAGCTCGGCGTGAAGCTCCAGTTCACCTCCGGCACCTTCGACGGCCTGATCACCTCCCTGGAGACCGGCCGCCAGGACGTGGCCATCTCCTCGATCACGGACAACAAGAAGCGCCAGGAAGGCCTCGACGACAAGGGCCAGAAGATCGGCAAGGGCGTCGACTTCGTCGACTACATGTCCTCCGGCGTCTCCCTCCTGGTCAAGAAGGGCAACCCGGACAACATCAAGTCCCTCGACGACCTCTGCGGCAAGACGGTCGCCGTCCAGCGCGGCACTATCTACGAGGACACCTTCAAGGCCCAGGCCGAGAAGTGCGGGGACAAGAAGCTCACCATCGAGGCCTTCGACACGGACGCCGACGCGCAGGTCCGCGTGAAGGCCGGCGGCGCCGTCGCCGACCTGAACGACTTCCCGGTCACCTCGTACATCGCGAAGACCTCGGGCGGCGGCAACGACTTCGAGGTCGGCGGCCAGCAGTCCGACGTCGGCCTCTTCGGCATCGCGGTCTCCAAGGACAACACCCAGCTCCGCGACGCCCTCAAGGAAGCCGTCGACGCCATCATCAAGGACGGCTCCTACGCCAAGGTCCTGGAGAAGTGGAACGTGAAGGACGGCGCCGTGCAGTCCGCCACGATCAACGCCGGCAAGTAA
- a CDS encoding amino acid ABC transporter permease has translation MTDKIDKGPADATPPAGPGASGTTPYEAIKAIPVRHYGRWISAVVVAVVLAWLVYAFSQGKIIWATVGDKLFDSSVLAGLGNTVIISITSMALGLVLGILFAVMRLSKNPVTSFVSWLYIWFFRGTPVYVQLLVWFSLPLIFQYINLGPIYKNETVDVMTPFMVALLGLGLNEGAYMAEIVRAGIQSVDEGQSEASHALGMTQTQTMRRVVLPQAMRVIIPPTGNEFINMLKTSSLVSAVQYTELLRASSNIGSTAGAVIEMYFVASIWYLALTSVFSVGQYYLERRYARGAQRTLPPTPFERLKANLNMFRRTEVAR, from the coding sequence GTGACTGACAAGATCGACAAGGGTCCGGCAGACGCCACTCCGCCGGCCGGGCCCGGCGCCTCGGGCACCACCCCCTACGAGGCCATCAAGGCAATCCCCGTACGGCACTACGGCCGCTGGATCAGCGCCGTCGTCGTGGCCGTGGTGCTCGCGTGGCTCGTCTACGCCTTCTCCCAGGGCAAGATCATCTGGGCGACGGTCGGCGACAAGCTCTTCGACTCCTCGGTCCTCGCCGGCCTCGGCAACACCGTCATCATCAGCATCACCTCGATGGCGCTGGGCCTCGTGCTCGGCATCCTCTTCGCGGTGATGCGCCTCTCGAAGAACCCGGTCACCAGCTTCGTGTCCTGGCTCTACATCTGGTTCTTCCGCGGCACCCCGGTCTACGTCCAGCTGCTGGTCTGGTTCAGCCTCCCGCTGATCTTCCAGTACATCAACCTCGGTCCGATCTACAAGAACGAGACCGTCGACGTCATGACCCCGTTCATGGTGGCCCTCCTGGGCCTCGGCCTGAACGAGGGCGCCTACATGGCGGAGATCGTCCGGGCGGGCATCCAGTCCGTCGACGAGGGCCAGTCCGAGGCCTCCCACGCGCTGGGCATGACCCAGACGCAGACCATGCGCCGCGTCGTGCTCCCGCAGGCCATGCGCGTGATCATCCCGCCGACCGGCAACGAGTTCATCAACATGCTGAAGACCTCCTCCCTGGTCTCGGCGGTCCAGTACACCGAACTCCTGCGGGCCAGCTCCAACATCGGCAGCACCGCCGGCGCGGTCATCGAGATGTACTTCGTCGCCTCCATCTGGTACCTGGCCCTGACCAGCGTCTTCAGCGTCGGCCAGTACTACCTGGAGCGCCGCTACGCCCGCGGCGCGCAGCGCACCCTGCCGCCCACGCCGTTCGAGCGGCTGAAGGCCAACCTGAACATGTTCCGCCGTACGGAGGTCGCGCGATGA
- a CDS encoding amino acid ABC transporter ATP-binding protein: protein MVKAEGVHKSYGAAHILRGIDLEVAPREVFCLVGPSGSGKSTFLRCINHLERINAGRLSVDGQLVGYKQKGDKLYELKDSEVAAQRRDIGMVFQRFNLFPHMTAIENVMEAPVMVKGESKAVARERAVKLLDRVGLGDKGGNYPTQLSGGQQQRVAIARALAMEPKLMLFDEPTSALDPELVGDVLDVMRDLAESGMTMIVVTHEMGFAREVGDNLVFMDGGVVVESGHPREVLGNPQHDRTKAFLSKVL from the coding sequence ATGGTCAAGGCCGAAGGCGTCCACAAGTCGTACGGCGCCGCCCACATCCTGCGGGGCATCGACCTGGAGGTCGCCCCCCGAGAGGTGTTCTGCCTGGTCGGCCCGTCCGGCTCCGGCAAGTCCACCTTCCTGCGCTGCATCAACCACCTGGAGCGCATCAACGCCGGCCGGCTCTCGGTCGACGGCCAGCTGGTGGGCTACAAGCAGAAGGGCGACAAGCTCTACGAGCTGAAGGACAGCGAGGTCGCGGCCCAGCGCCGGGACATCGGCATGGTCTTCCAGCGCTTCAACCTCTTCCCGCACATGACGGCCATAGAGAACGTCATGGAAGCCCCGGTCATGGTCAAGGGCGAGTCCAAGGCGGTGGCCCGCGAGCGCGCGGTCAAGCTCCTGGACCGGGTCGGCCTCGGCGACAAGGGCGGGAACTACCCGACCCAGCTCTCCGGCGGCCAGCAGCAGCGCGTGGCGATCGCCCGCGCGCTGGCCATGGAGCCGAAGCTGATGCTCTTCGACGAGCCCACCTCGGCCCTCGACCCCGAGCTGGTCGGCGACGTCCTCGACGTCATGCGCGACCTGGCCGAGTCGGGCATGACCATGATCGTGGTGACCCACGAGATGGGCTTCGCCCGCGAGGTCGGCGACAACCTCGTCTTCATGGACGGCGGCGTCGTGGTCGAGTCCGGCCACCCGCGCGAGGTGCTGGGCAACCCGCAGCACGACCGCACCAAGGCGTTCCTGTCCAAGGTGCTGTAG
- a CDS encoding class I SAM-dependent methyltransferase gives MTDTVTGSFGTDWQAWQDSWDRQQEWYMPDREERFRVMLDMVEALTGPAPRVLDLACGTGSITDRLFKRFPQARSTGLDLDPALLTIARGHFAGDDRVTFVTADLKDPDWRAALPYDSYDAVLTATALHWLHSEELAVLYGQIAPLVRPGGVFMNADHMPDASTPLINAADRAQRHAGMDRAKAAGILDWRDWWALAAADPVLAEPTKARFAIYGEHADGDTPDEFWHARTLREAGFAEARTVWRSPSDALVLGLKQ, from the coding sequence ATGACGGATACGGTGACTGGCTCGTTCGGTACGGACTGGCAGGCCTGGCAGGACAGCTGGGACCGCCAGCAGGAGTGGTACATGCCCGACCGCGAGGAGCGGTTCCGGGTGATGCTGGACATGGTCGAGGCGCTGACCGGCCCCGCCCCCCGGGTGCTGGACCTCGCGTGCGGTACGGGAAGTATCACGGACCGCCTCTTCAAAAGGTTCCCGCAGGCCCGCAGCACCGGGCTGGATCTCGACCCCGCCCTGCTGACGATCGCCCGGGGCCACTTCGCGGGCGACGACCGGGTCACCTTCGTCACCGCCGACCTCAAGGACCCCGACTGGCGCGCCGCGCTCCCGTACGACTCCTACGACGCGGTGCTGACCGCCACGGCCCTGCACTGGCTGCACAGCGAGGAGCTGGCGGTCCTCTACGGCCAGATCGCGCCGCTGGTCCGCCCGGGCGGGGTGTTCATGAACGCCGACCACATGCCCGACGCCTCGACCCCGCTGATCAACGCCGCCGACCGGGCCCAGCGGCACGCCGGGATGGACCGGGCGAAGGCGGCCGGGATCCTGGACTGGCGCGACTGGTGGGCCCTGGCCGCCGCCGACCCGGTGCTGGCCGAGCCGACGAAGGCCCGTTTCGCGATCTACGGAGAGCACGCCGACGGGGACACCCCCGACGAGTTCTGGCACGCCCGCACCCTGCGGGAAGCCGGCTTCGCGGAGGCCCGTACGGTCTGGCGCTCCCCCTCGGACGCGCTGGTCCTAGGTCTGAAGCAGTAA
- a CDS encoding CGNR zinc finger domain-containing protein, with product MELAHYSDYAVRLVNTEEPARNKDALTSADDVRALFGPSTQMARRVTDTDVTRFRNVRGRLRAVFEAADSGDHVLAVDLLNSLLMEFPVSPQVSGHDLVGPDGRPDWHIHLADHPSNASAGYAAIASFGLAFHLTEHGPDRLGLCQAPPCRNAYLDTSTNRSRRYCSDRCATRANVAAYRARKRLEAEESARSGRTADTAQDSRALSEL from the coding sequence GTGGAACTGGCCCATTACTCGGACTATGCCGTGCGCCTGGTCAACACCGAGGAGCCGGCCCGCAACAAGGACGCCCTCACCTCGGCGGACGACGTCCGTGCCCTCTTCGGCCCCAGCACCCAGATGGCCCGCCGCGTCACCGACACCGACGTCACCCGCTTCCGCAACGTCCGCGGCCGGCTCCGCGCCGTCTTCGAGGCCGCCGACAGCGGCGACCACGTCCTCGCCGTGGACCTGCTGAACTCCCTGCTCATGGAGTTCCCCGTCAGCCCCCAGGTCTCCGGCCACGACCTCGTCGGCCCCGACGGCCGCCCCGACTGGCACATCCACCTCGCCGACCACCCCTCCAACGCCTCCGCCGGCTACGCCGCCATCGCGTCCTTCGGACTGGCCTTCCACCTCACCGAGCACGGCCCCGACCGGCTCGGCCTCTGCCAGGCCCCGCCCTGCCGAAACGCCTACCTCGACACCTCCACCAACCGCTCCCGGCGCTACTGCTCCGACCGCTGCGCCACCCGCGCCAACGTCGCCGCCTACCGCGCCCGCAAACGCCTGGAGGCCGAGGAGTCCGCACGCAGCGGCCGCACCGCCGACACCGCCCAGGACAGCCGGGCCCTCAGCGAACTCTGA